One stretch of Limnohabitans sp. DNA includes these proteins:
- a CDS encoding PTS fructose transporter subunit IIA, with translation MIGILLIAHAPLASALRQCALHVFPDCATGVLALDIQPDDAPEDSLKRACEAMAELGTAQVLLLSDVFGATPCNVAQQLNNGLSTRLVAGANLPMLLRSVCYRHESLEALAARAQAGGTQGVMTVGSTAPQNQSGKRHAPSHRDHQQ, from the coding sequence ATGATCGGCATCCTTCTCATAGCCCACGCCCCCTTGGCCAGCGCCTTGCGCCAGTGTGCGCTGCACGTTTTTCCGGACTGTGCGACGGGGGTGCTGGCGCTCGATATCCAGCCTGACGACGCCCCCGAGGACAGCCTGAAACGGGCGTGTGAGGCCATGGCCGAGCTGGGCACAGCGCAGGTCTTGCTGCTCAGTGACGTATTCGGTGCCACGCCTTGTAACGTCGCGCAACAACTCAATAACGGTCTCAGCACCCGGTTGGTGGCCGGGGCCAATTTGCCCATGCTGTTGCGCAGCGTGTGTTACCGCCACGAGAGCCTGGAGGCACTGGCGGCCCGTGCCCAAGCAGGTGGCACCCAGGGCGTGATGACCGTGGGCAGCACCGCACCCCAAAATCAATCAGGAAAGAGACATGCCCCAAGCCACCGTGACCATCAGCAATAA
- the yghU gene encoding glutathione-dependent disulfide-bond oxidoreductase, with protein sequence MTDSSPYTPPKVWTWNKANGGRFANINRPISGATHEQDLPRGKHPLQLYSLGTPNGVKVTVMLEELLALGLAGAEYDAWLIRIQEGQQFSSGFVGVNPNSKIPALLDCSGEQPVRVFESGAILLYLAEKFGTLVPTDPTKRAECLSWLFWQMGSAPYLGGGFGHFYAYAPVKIEYAIDRFAMEVKREMDVLDRRLAEHRFIAGDDYTIADIAIWPWYGALAKGLLYEAGEFLQVQDYTHVQRWADTLAARPAVQRGRMVNRVMGAPETQLHERHDAGDFDSRTQDKIGQG encoded by the coding sequence ATGACCGATTCAAGCCCTTACACACCTCCCAAAGTCTGGACATGGAACAAGGCCAACGGCGGTCGATTTGCCAACATCAACCGACCCATCTCTGGTGCGACGCACGAACAAGACCTCCCGCGCGGCAAACACCCGCTTCAGTTGTACTCGCTAGGCACGCCCAACGGTGTGAAGGTGACGGTCATGCTGGAGGAGTTGCTGGCCTTGGGGCTGGCAGGTGCTGAATACGACGCTTGGCTGATCCGCATTCAAGAAGGCCAACAGTTCAGCAGCGGCTTTGTGGGTGTCAACCCCAACTCCAAGATTCCTGCGCTGCTGGACTGCAGCGGTGAGCAGCCCGTTCGGGTGTTTGAATCGGGCGCGATTTTGCTTTATTTGGCTGAAAAATTCGGCACCCTGGTTCCCACTGACCCTACTAAACGCGCCGAATGTCTGTCGTGGCTGTTTTGGCAAATGGGCAGTGCACCTTATTTGGGCGGCGGCTTTGGCCATTTTTATGCCTACGCGCCCGTGAAGATCGAGTACGCGATTGACCGCTTTGCCATGGAAGTCAAACGTGAAATGGATGTGCTCGACCGCCGCCTGGCCGAGCACCGTTTCATCGCGGGCGACGATTACACCATCGCCGACATCGCCATCTGGCCTTGGTACGGTGCGCTGGCCAAGGGCCTGTTGTACGAAGCAGGTGAGTTTTTGCAAGTGCAAGACTACACGCATGTGCAACGATGGGCCGACACGCTGGCGGCGCGCCCAGCCGTGCAACGCGGCCGCATGGTCAACCGGGTGATGGGCGCGCCCGAAACCCAGTTGCACGAGCGTCACGATGCCGGCGACTTTGACTCCCGCACGCAGGACAAAATCGGCCAAGGCTGA
- a CDS encoding HPr family phosphocarrier protein, with translation MPQATVTISNKLGLHARASAKLTKLAGSFPCEVWMSKGERRINAKSIMGVMMLAAGLGSQVSLETSGEQADQALQALLALINDKFGEGE, from the coding sequence ATGCCCCAAGCCACCGTGACCATCAGCAATAAGCTGGGTTTGCACGCACGAGCCTCGGCCAAACTGACCAAGTTGGCAGGCAGCTTCCCATGCGAAGTCTGGATGAGCAAGGGCGAACGCCGGATCAATGCCAAAAGCATCATGGGCGTGATGATGCTGGCCGCCGGGCTGGGCAGCCAGGTGAGCCTTGAGACCTCGGGCGAGCAGGCTGACCAAGCCCTGCAGGCTCTTCTGGCGCTGATCAATGACAAATTCGGCGAAGGCGAGTAA
- the ptsP gene encoding phosphoenolpyruvate--protein phosphotransferase, with product MTFSIHGLAVARGIAIGRAVLVASSRADVAHYFVTPDKMHAEIERLRVARDAVVDELQRLQKDLPKDAPHELAALLDVHLMLLLDEEVTAGVVHWIKERGYNAEWALTSQLDVIVRQFDEMEDPYLRERKADMEQVGERVLQFLKGTGSLEEKAQRPAQPQQELQLGDTDVPLVLVAHDLSPADMLQFKQSVFAGFVTDVGGKTSHTAIVARSLDIPAVVGARTASQWVKQDDWVIIDGDAGVVIVDPSPIILADYGFRQRQGRVERERLVRLRHTPAVTLDGQKIELLANIEMPEDTRAAIMAGAVGVGLFRSEFLFMGRQGHLPDEEEQYQAYRRAVDGMNGLPVTIRTVDVGADKPLDDTRHDAAHLNPALGLRAIRWSLADPAMFLTQLRAILRAAAQGQVHLLIPMLAHGSEIRQTLALIEQARHELDRRGQAHGPVKLGAMIEIPAAALSLRLFLKHFDFLSIGTNDLIQYTLAIDRADESVAHLYDPLHPAVLRLIADTIAECRAQGKGVSVCGEMAGDVAMTRLLLGLGLRSFSMHPSQILPVKQQVLRSDATKLALWAQQVLTTDDPASLMPR from the coding sequence ATGACCTTCAGCATCCACGGTCTGGCGGTAGCGCGTGGCATCGCCATTGGGCGCGCAGTGCTTGTGGCCTCCAGTCGGGCCGATGTGGCGCATTATTTTGTAACGCCCGACAAAATGCACGCCGAAATCGAACGTCTGCGGGTGGCCCGCGATGCTGTCGTCGATGAGCTGCAAAGGCTGCAAAAAGACCTGCCCAAAGACGCGCCCCATGAACTGGCGGCCCTGCTTGATGTTCACCTGATGCTGTTGTTGGACGAGGAAGTGACTGCCGGAGTGGTGCACTGGATCAAGGAGCGTGGTTACAACGCCGAATGGGCGTTGACCAGCCAGCTCGACGTCATCGTGCGCCAGTTCGACGAAATGGAAGACCCTTACCTGCGCGAGCGCAAAGCCGACATGGAGCAAGTCGGCGAGCGGGTGCTGCAATTTCTCAAGGGCACGGGCAGTCTGGAGGAAAAGGCTCAGCGGCCCGCGCAGCCTCAGCAAGAACTTCAGCTCGGCGACACCGATGTGCCGCTGGTGCTGGTGGCGCACGACTTGTCACCAGCGGACATGCTGCAGTTCAAGCAAAGCGTGTTTGCCGGATTTGTCACCGATGTGGGGGGCAAAACCTCGCACACCGCCATCGTCGCCCGCAGCCTGGACATCCCGGCTGTGGTGGGCGCGCGCACCGCCAGCCAATGGGTCAAGCAAGACGATTGGGTCATCATCGACGGCGATGCGGGTGTGGTCATCGTCGACCCCTCGCCCATCATCCTGGCCGACTACGGCTTCAGGCAACGCCAGGGCAGGGTTGAACGAGAGCGGCTGGTCCGCCTGCGGCACACCCCGGCAGTGACGTTGGACGGCCAAAAAATCGAACTTTTGGCCAACATCGAAATGCCCGAAGACACCCGGGCTGCCATTATGGCTGGGGCTGTGGGCGTGGGCTTGTTTCGCAGCGAATTCCTGTTCATGGGACGCCAGGGCCACTTGCCTGACGAAGAAGAACAATACCAAGCCTATCGGCGCGCAGTAGATGGCATGAACGGACTGCCCGTGACCATCCGCACAGTTGACGTCGGGGCCGACAAGCCGCTCGATGACACCCGCCACGATGCGGCGCACCTCAATCCGGCGCTGGGCTTGCGCGCCATCCGTTGGAGTCTGGCCGACCCGGCCATGTTCCTGACCCAGCTGCGCGCCATCTTGCGCGCTGCAGCACAAGGGCAGGTGCACCTGCTCATTCCCATGCTGGCGCATGGCAGCGAGATCCGCCAGACCCTGGCCCTGATCGAACAAGCCCGGCACGAGCTGGACCGCCGAGGGCAAGCCCATGGCCCGGTCAAACTGGGTGCGATGATCGAGATCCCGGCAGCGGCCTTGTCATTGCGCTTGTTCCTTAAACACTTTGATTTCTTATCCATCGGCACCAACGACTTGATTCAGTACACCCTGGCCATCGACCGGGCCGACGAGTCGGTGGCGCACCTGTATGACCCGCTGCACCCGGCGGTGCTGCGCCTGATTGCCGACACCATCGCCGAGTGCCGCGCGCAAGGCAAGGGGGTCTCAGTGTGTGGCGAGATGGCGGGCGATGTGGCCATGACTCGGCTGCTGCTGGGTTTGGGTCTGCGCAGTTTTTCGATGCACCCCTCGCAGATCCTGCCCGTCAAGCAGCAGGTGCTGCGATCAGACGCCACCAAGCTGGCGCTTTGGGCCCAACAGGTGCTGACCACAGACGATCCGGCCAGTCTGATGCCGCGCTAG
- the lipA gene encoding lipoyl synthase produces the protein MSNTHTERPVVREAQSVENYDPMAKQKAAAKLSRIPVKVEQAEVLKKPDWIRVKAGSSSSRFDEIKKILRSNKLVTVCEEASCPNIGECFGKGTATFMIMGDKCTRRCPFCDVGHGRPDPLDVDEPDNLAKTIAQLKLQYVVITSVDRDDLRDGGAGHFVECIRKTRELSPNTQIEVLVPDFRGRDDRALEILKAAPPDVMNHNMETVPRLYKEARPGSDYQFSLNLLKKFKALFPNVPTKSGLMVGLGETDEEILDVMRDMRAHHIEMLTIGQYLAPSNSHLPVRRYVHPDTFKMFEAKAYEMGFSHAAVGAMVRSSYHADQQAHAASQNLTDSFT, from the coding sequence AGCGCAAAGCGTTGAAAACTACGACCCCATGGCCAAGCAAAAAGCGGCGGCCAAACTCTCGCGCATCCCGGTCAAAGTGGAACAAGCCGAAGTGCTGAAAAAGCCCGACTGGATACGCGTCAAGGCGGGTTCATCCAGCTCGCGCTTTGACGAAATCAAAAAAATCTTGCGCAGCAACAAACTGGTGACTGTGTGCGAAGAGGCCAGCTGCCCCAACATCGGCGAATGCTTTGGCAAGGGCACGGCCACCTTCATGATCATGGGCGACAAATGCACGCGCCGCTGCCCATTTTGCGACGTGGGCCATGGCCGCCCCGACCCGCTGGACGTGGACGAGCCGGACAACCTGGCCAAGACGATTGCACAGCTCAAGCTGCAATACGTGGTCATCACCAGCGTGGACCGCGATGACCTGCGCGACGGCGGCGCTGGACACTTTGTCGAGTGCATCCGCAAAACCCGCGAACTCTCGCCCAACACCCAGATCGAAGTGCTGGTGCCCGACTTCCGGGGCCGCGATGACCGCGCACTCGAGATCCTGAAGGCCGCACCGCCCGATGTGATGAACCACAACATGGAAACCGTACCGCGCCTGTACAAGGAAGCGCGCCCCGGCTCTGACTACCAGTTTTCACTGAACCTGCTGAAAAAATTCAAGGCACTGTTCCCAAATGTGCCGACCAAGAGCGGCCTGATGGTCGGCCTGGGCGAGACCGACGAAGAAATTCTGGACGTCATGCGCGACATGCGTGCGCACCACATCGAGATGCTGACCATTGGCCAGTACCTGGCCCCCAGCAACAGCCACCTGCCGGTGCGCCGCTACGTGCACCCCGACACCTTCAAGATGTTCGAGGCCAAGGCCTACGAAATGGGCTTTTCGCACGCGGCTGTGGGTGCGATGGTGCGCAGCAGTTACCACGCGGACCAGCAGGCGCATGCAGCCAGCCAAAACCTGACCGACAGCTTCACTTAA